In Sebaldella termitidis ATCC 33386, one DNA window encodes the following:
- a CDS encoding GNAT family N-acetyltransferase, translating into MEIQIKNETEKDYREVEELTREAFWNLYVPGADEHFIVHNLRKSKNFIKHLDLVAVHQDKIVGSIIYTLSYIEDEFNQKHEVITFGPVSILPEFQNKGIGRKLIEYSIKKARDLSYKAIIIYGYPDYYSKYGFKSGKNYNICTPEGTYMKALQVLELQENALKGIHGKFFQDNAFHYDESEKEKFDKTFSEKEKLITESQKKFEEMLNMFE; encoded by the coding sequence ATGGAAATTCAAATTAAAAATGAGACAGAAAAAGATTATAGGGAAGTAGAAGAACTAACAAGAGAAGCTTTTTGGAATTTATATGTCCCCGGAGCTGATGAACATTTTATAGTACACAATCTGAGAAAAAGTAAAAATTTCATAAAACATTTAGATTTAGTTGCTGTTCATCAAGATAAGATAGTAGGAAGCATAATTTATACGCTTTCTTATATTGAAGATGAATTTAACCAAAAGCATGAAGTAATAACATTTGGACCGGTAAGTATTCTGCCAGAATTTCAAAATAAAGGAATAGGCAGAAAGTTAATAGAATATTCTATAAAAAAAGCTAGGGATTTATCCTATAAAGCAATTATAATTTATGGATATCCAGATTATTACAGTAAATATGGGTTTAAAAGTGGTAAGAATTATAATATATGTACGCCAGAAGGTACTTATATGAAAGCATTACAAGTTTTAGAATTACAGGAGAATGCTCTAAAAGGAATTCATGGAAAATTTTTTCAGGATAATGCATTTCATTATGATGAATCAGAAAAAGAAAAATTTGATAAAACATTTTCAGAAAAAGAAAAATTAATTACAGAATCACAAAAGAAATTTGAGGAAATGTTAAATATGTTTGAATAA
- a CDS encoding VOC family protein, protein MLITHIYFNGNCKEAIELYKDALYAEVKTLIEDSDSGLIIHAEMIIHGELLMLNDFGNNDGISKSGGYQLCLQFENEDELKSAYSKMEFESITINPIQFTDYSPCTVRFEDRFGVNWAFWV, encoded by the coding sequence ATGCTGATAACGCACATATATTTTAATGGAAATTGTAAAGAGGCGATAGAGCTGTATAAGGATGCACTGTATGCAGAAGTTAAAACACTCATTGAAGACTCTGATTCAGGTCTTATTATTCATGCAGAAATGATAATTCATGGTGAGCTGCTTATGCTTAATGATTTTGGTAATAATGACGGCATTTCTAAGTCCGGAGGATATCAGTTATGCCTCCAGTTTGAAAATGAAGATGAGTTAAAAAGTGCTTATTCAAAAATGGAATTTGAAAGTATTACAATTAATCCAATACAATTTACAGATTACAGTCCATGTACTGTAAGGTTTGAAGATAGATTTGGTGTAAATTGGGCTTTTTGGGTATAG
- a CDS encoding DKNYY domain-containing protein, which yields MKKLIYCIFGLTMLGSSSLACSSQKFSEEYVIYEIINEKIYYVENGSHEIKGADPETFEVLVNMYSKDKNYVYYMDNIIEDADIKTFEYMAYGYGKDKNNVYSGRQKVLGADIESFIPMSTFFAKDKNNVYSSGTKLEDLEVKTFEVLDGIYGKDDNNVYFIDEKLINADAKTFEIVNGLYSRDKNSVYYLKYKLPGSNPHTFKAYNETLDKDGFYYEAEDDNNYYYQEKVLKKKQKN from the coding sequence ATGAAGAAATTAATATACTGCATATTTGGACTTACAATGTTAGGAAGTTCGTCGTTAGCGTGTTCTTCTCAAAAATTTAGTGAAGAGTATGTAATCTACGAAATTATAAATGAAAAAATATACTATGTAGAGAATGGTTCTCATGAAATAAAAGGAGCAGACCCTGAAACATTTGAAGTTTTGGTTAATATGTACAGTAAAGATAAAAACTATGTATATTATATGGATAATATTATAGAAGATGCTGACATAAAAACTTTTGAATATATGGCGTATGGGTATGGAAAAGACAAAAATAATGTTTATTCCGGAAGACAAAAAGTACTTGGTGCTGATATAGAAAGTTTTATCCCAATGAGCACATTTTTTGCTAAAGATAAGAATAATGTATATTCATCTGGTACTAAGCTGGAGGATTTAGAGGTAAAAACTTTTGAAGTACTGGATGGTATTTATGGAAAAGATGATAATAATGTTTATTTTATAGATGAAAAATTAATAAATGCAGATGCAAAGACTTTTGAAATTGTAAATGGTTTGTATTCTAGAGATAAAAATAGCGTATATTACTTAAAATATAAATTACCCGGATCTAATCCGCATACATTTAAAGCATATAACGAAACATTAGATAAAGATGGTTTTTACTATGAGGCAGAAGATGACAATAATTATTATTATCAAGAAAAAGTATTAAAAAAGAAACAGAAGAATTAA
- a CDS encoding VOC family protein, with product MKFILPIIVVKDIQKSKKFYEEVLRQNITLDLGSNITFSDKFAIQADYADLVDADNFHISFNSNDHELYFEENDFDELLKHLEKFSDIHFIHKTKTYPWLQRVIRFYDPDFHIIEIGESMDTIFKNLYNLGMTIDEISEKTCHPIEYIKKSLDL from the coding sequence ATGAAATTTATACTTCCTATTATTGTTGTAAAAGATATTCAAAAATCAAAGAAATTTTATGAAGAGGTTCTTAGACAAAACATCACTTTAGATTTAGGTTCTAACATAACTTTTAGTGATAAATTTGCTATTCAAGCTGATTATGCTGATTTAGTCGATGCAGATAATTTCCATATTTCTTTTAATTCTAATGATCATGAGCTTTATTTTGAAGAAAATGACTTTGACGAGCTTCTAAAACATTTGGAAAAATTTTCTGATATTCATTTTATTCATAAAACGAAAACATATCCTTGGCTTCAAAGAGTTATACGTTTTTATGATCCGGATTTTCATATTATTGAAATTGGAGAAAGTATGGATACTATTTTTAAAAATCTCTATAATCTTGGAATGACTATTGATGAAATATCTGAAAAAACTTGTCATCCTATTGAATATATAAAAAAATCTTTAGATTTATAA
- a CDS encoding DKNYY domain-containing protein, whose protein sequence is MKKVIFILLSTIIFSGSTKLGETKRIEPDFKSYEKISGSYYKDSNYIYYNGDIQYLIDLNSFELLNGLYSKDKNGIYIPRGQIKERKTVIYYLSRLNNIDVQTFITHESNKEINRIIYDAEDKNYYYYRGNIVNKK, encoded by the coding sequence ATGAAAAAAGTAATATTTATTTTGTTAAGTACAATTATTTTCAGTGGCAGTACTAAATTAGGGGAAACAAAAAGAATAGAGCCGGATTTTAAAAGTTATGAGAAAATAAGCGGCAGTTATTATAAAGACAGTAATTATATTTATTATAACGGGGACATACAATATTTAATTGATCTAAATAGTTTTGAGCTATTGAACGGTTTGTATTCTAAAGATAAAAATGGTATTTATATTCCCCGGGGACAAATAAAGGAAAGAAAAACCGTAATTTATTATTTATCCAGACTAAATAATATAGATGTTCAGACTTTTATAACTCATGAAAGCAATAAAGAAATTAATAGAATAATTTATGATGCAGAAGATAAAAATTACTATTATTACCGCGGAAATATAGTAAATAAGAAATAA
- a CDS encoding VOC family protein, whose amino-acid sequence MLSIDHIQVTVKDMSIAEPFYDKLMPILGFDLEKKVSAVIEEHDLYVVEYLSPQYDFGICSPRTAFTDNTIHRRKPGALHHLAFRAKSRTEVDELYLKIKDIGAEIVHAPRIFPEHGENYYALFFKDPEGIKYEIVYNSI is encoded by the coding sequence ATGTTATCAATTGATCATATTCAGGTAACGGTAAAGGATATGAGTATAGCGGAACCATTTTACGATAAACTGATGCCTATTTTGGGGTTTGATCTTGAAAAGAAGGTCAGCGCTGTAATAGAAGAGCATGATCTTTATGTCGTAGAGTATCTTTCTCCGCAGTATGATTTTGGAATATGCTCACCCAGAACAGCTTTTACAGATAATACGATACACCGAAGAAAGCCGGGAGCATTGCATCACCTTGCTTTTAGGGCAAAATCCCGCACAGAAGTAGATGAACTGTATCTAAAGATCAAGGATATCGGAGCGGAAATAGTCCATGCTCCCAGAATTTTTCCTGAACATGGAGAGAATTACTATGCTCTTTTCTTTAAAGATCCGGAAGGTATAAAGTATGAAATAGTATATAACAGTATATAG
- a CDS encoding outer membrane beta-barrel protein, with protein MKKVLAGIFLAASLVSFSDELVIRGGFDFVSDYSGMSDFITGDSGDDSLGYELGVEYLKNVSPNFLIGAGVGYQGHSKAEGKRVTVGSWYDSYGDYYEHTYGYEDQVYYNSVPIYLTAKYEFDTPNKDIKPYVKANIGYSFNIHENDLTLSDTVTQYVYDWYDDDYDEYTHTYASKSYDTDITNGLYYGIGGGVQISGFTVDLMYQANYAKAKIDNGDGTRQEHNLNVHRLTLGLGYAFNF; from the coding sequence ATGAAAAAAGTATTAGCAGGTATTTTTTTAGCGGCATCTTTAGTGTCATTTTCTGATGAATTGGTAATCAGAGGAGGTTTCGATTTCGTAAGTGATTATAGCGGAATGTCAGATTTTATAACGGGTGATTCTGGAGATGACAGTCTTGGATATGAGCTAGGTGTTGAATATCTAAAAAATGTAAGCCCAAATTTTTTAATAGGTGCCGGAGTAGGGTATCAGGGACATTCCAAGGCGGAAGGAAAAAGAGTAACAGTAGGCAGCTGGTATGATTCTTACGGAGATTATTATGAACATACCTACGGATATGAAGATCAGGTTTACTATAACAGTGTACCGATTTATCTGACTGCAAAATATGAGTTTGATACCCCGAATAAGGATATAAAACCATATGTAAAAGCAAATATTGGTTATTCGTTCAATATTCATGAAAATGATCTTACTCTAAGTGATACAGTAACACAGTATGTTTATGACTGGTATGATGATGATTATGATGAATACACTCATACCTACGCTTCAAAATCTTATGATACAGATATAACAAACGGATTATATTACGGAATTGGCGGAGGAGTACAGATAAGCGGATTTACGGTAGACCTTATGTATCAGGCAAATTACGCAAAAGCTAAAATTGATAACGGTGACGGTACAAGACAGGAACACAATCTAAACGTACACAGATTAACATTAGGTCTGGGTTATGCTTTCAATTTTTAA